In the genome of Candidatus Omnitrophota bacterium, the window CGGGCGGATGGCCTGACGGTGGTGTCCAACGATCCGGTGTACGTCAAAGGCGATTTCAACGCGGTGAATAAGAAGCCGGTGGCGGTCATCGGGGATGCGGTCAACCTGCTGTCGAATAGCTGGAATGACGCGAACAGCACCCTGAACGTCAACAGCCGCGTGGCCTCCAATACGACGATCAACGCCGCCTTTATCGCCGGCAACGTGCCCACGCAGGGCGCGAACTACAGCGGCGGCTTGGAGAACTATCCGAGATTCCACGAGCATTGGAGCGGGAAAACGCTCTCCATCACCGGATCGTTCGTCGCTCTGTGGAACAGCCAGATCGCCACCGGACGATGGGTCTACGGCAATCCCCAGTACACGGCGCCGAATCGCTCCTGGGGGTATGACGCGTCATTTTCCGACGGGACTCGGCTGCCGCCCTTCTCGCCGTATTCCGTCCAGATCACGAGAGGAGCGTGGTGGAAAGAATGAACACTCATCGCCAACGCGGGATCGTGCTGATCACGTCAGTGACCGTGGTCATGCTGCTCACCTCGCTGGGGGCGGCACTCCTCATGCGCAGCCTCAACGAGAATCTGGTGGGGCAGCGCAGCGCCACACGCCAAGACGCGTTTTACCTGGCGGAAGCCGGCTTGGATCAAGCCTCGATCAACTTGCGGACCCCGCCGCCGGCCGAAAACCCGCAGTGGATTGTCGCGGATGATATCGTCACGCAGACGCTTCCGACCGGGCGATTCGATCTGGATCCGCCCCAGCCGATGGGTGTGAACATCTGGCAGGTGACCAGCCACGGCATCAGCGGATCAGAGCAACGCGACATCCAGGCCGTCTACCAGCTCATTCCGCAATCAGTCTTTCAATTCGCCGTCTTCGGGGATCTGAACGTCACCGTCTCCGGCAACGCGGAAACCGACAGTTACGATTCCCGGATCGGCGTCTACAACGATGAGCCTGGGCCGGGGTATAATAAGGACCACAACGGCGATATCGGCACGAACTCAACCGCGGAGGGCGGGATTGATCTCGGCGGCAGCATCTTTGTCGACGGACAGCTCGTGGTAGGACCCGGCGTTGCCGATCCCACCTCGGTTGTGGAAGACTACGACCCATCGTTCATCACCGCGGATCCGAAAGTGATCTCGGCGACCGACACCTTTCCCCTGCCGCCGGTGTCGGTG includes:
- a CDS encoding pilus assembly PilX N-terminal domain-containing protein, encoding MNTHRQRGIVLITSVTVVMLLTSLGAALLMRSLNENLVGQRSATRQDAFYLAEAGLDQASINLRTPPPAENPQWIVADDIVTQTLPTGRFDLDPPQPMGVNIWQVTSHGISGSEQRDIQAVYQLIPQSVFQFAVFGDLNVTVSGNAETDSYDSRIGVYNDEPGPGYNKDHNGDIGTNSTAEGGIDLGGSIFVDGQLVVGPGVADPTSVVEDYDPSFITADPKVISATDTFPLPPVSVPPGLPCEDRSLVNDEVVTLTPDGGPLGNGTYCFHDLKLAGGSTFSSSGPVKVYITGTLTAKGNSATVGTSGAPKDMLILMTPESNAVIEDAALAGTTDFYGAIYGPGADINIFGNAEIFGSVVARSVNVTGSALIHYDEGLNDLTTITNIYQRRVVSWQELE